A portion of the Methanobrevibacter sp. genome contains these proteins:
- a CDS encoding nucleoside-diphosphate sugar epimerase/dehydratase, translated as MKMDNLGKYRNFLLPLMDCVSVILGYYLISVLITDSFLMNPIMIITRNEILISIILAIIVLQIIFRLTKRYSNIVRYENNQDYILYILFSVTSLIIVSLIEEAFLKMKTPSIKFNLSVGILIGIIIVAYHLVIRYVLLSYTANKGIHYGEENREKLLIIGGGYSANDIIKTLNSTLKGRYEIIGIIDDNRKRIGYTVAGVRIIGSRKDIVRICDKYQVDSIFFTIVNIDNKNKKEILEICSKTDAEVKVLPGLRELISSENLYNSLRDVEIEDLLGRDPVELDNNNIKSLINDKVVLVTGGGGSIGEELCRQIMLNNPKQLLMLDIYENNLYNIELELKDKYPNNDIKAIIANIRDEKRIFEIFEEYSPEIVFHAAAHKHVPLMENNPTEAIKNNVFGTNNLVNACDKYHTKRFILISTDKAVNPTNIMGATKRLCEMIIQAKDKESETEFVAVRFGNVLGSNGSVVPLFKKQIDAGGPVTVTHKDITRFFMTIPEAIALVLQSITYAKGGEIFVLNMGDPVKIYDLAKSLIELSGLTLGEDIEIKITGLRPGEKLYEEILMDEENLEETGHEKIFITEPMDFTMDDVNEKLTILRNLIEQDITDKTLIKESMKKCVPTYRESSDVNGE; from the coding sequence ATGAAAATGGACAATCTTGGAAAATATCGGAATTTTTTATTGCCATTGATGGATTGTGTTTCTGTAATTTTAGGATATTACCTCATATCTGTTTTAATTACCGATTCATTTTTAATGAATCCAATAATGATAATAACAAGAAATGAAATTTTAATCAGCATTATACTAGCAATAATTGTTTTGCAGATAATTTTCAGATTAACAAAAAGATATTCCAACATCGTCCGTTACGAGAATAACCAAGACTACATATTATACATCCTTTTTTCAGTAACAAGCCTGATAATTGTTTCTCTGATTGAAGAGGCATTCTTAAAAATGAAAACTCCTTCAATTAAATTCAATCTAAGTGTTGGAATATTAATAGGAATCATAATTGTCGCATACCATTTGGTTATAAGATATGTTTTACTGTCCTACACTGCAAATAAAGGAATCCATTATGGGGAGGAAAACAGGGAGAAATTGTTGATTATTGGTGGAGGATACTCTGCAAATGACATTATCAAAACATTGAATTCAACATTAAAGGGAAGATATGAAATTATTGGTATTATCGACGATAACAGAAAACGCATAGGATATACCGTTGCCGGAGTGAGAATCATAGGCAGCAGAAAAGATATTGTAAGAATATGCGACAAGTACCAAGTGGATTCAATATTTTTCACCATAGTCAATATTGACAATAAAAATAAAAAAGAAATATTGGAAATCTGCAGCAAAACAGATGCCGAAGTAAAAGTTTTACCAGGTTTGAGAGAACTAATCTCTTCTGAAAATTTATATAACAGCCTAAGAGATGTTGAAATTGAAGATTTGCTTGGAAGAGATCCGGTAGAGCTAGACAACAACAATATTAAAAGTTTAATTAATGACAAAGTTGTTTTAGTAACCGGCGGAGGAGGATCCATCGGAGAGGAACTTTGCAGACAAATCATGCTCAACAATCCTAAGCAGTTATTAATGTTAGACATATATGAAAATAATCTCTACAACATTGAACTAGAACTTAAAGACAAATATCCCAATAATGACATCAAAGCCATTATTGCAAACATTAGAGATGAAAAAAGAATATTTGAAATATTTGAGGAATACAGTCCGGAAATTGTTTTCCATGCAGCTGCACATAAACATGTTCCATTAATGGAAAACAATCCGACAGAAGCAATTAAAAATAATGTATTTGGAACAAATAATCTCGTCAATGCCTGTGATAAATATCACACCAAACGTTTTATTTTAATTTCAACCGACAAGGCAGTTAATCCAACAAACATAATGGGAGCTACAAAAAGACTCTGTGAAATGATTATTCAGGCAAAGGATAAAGAAAGTGAAACTGAATTTGTAGCTGTCCGTTTTGGAAATGTTTTGGGAAGTAACGGGTCTGTCGTGCCATTGTTTAAAAAACAGATTGATGCCGGAGGTCCTGTAACTGTAACTCATAAGGACATTACCAGATTTTTCATGACAATACCTGAAGCAATAGCTTTAGTATTGCAGTCAATCACCTATGCTAAAGGCGGAGAGATATTTGTATTGAATATGGGCGATCCAGTTAAAATTTATGATTTGGCCAAAAGTTTAATTGAACTGTCAGGACTGACTCTTGGAGAAGATATTGAAATTAAAATTACAGGCCTGAGACCCGGAGAAAAATTATATGAAGAAATATTAATGGATGAAGAAAATCTCGAAGAGACAGGACATGAAAAAATATTCATTACAGAACCGATGGACTTTACAATGGATGACGTTAATGAAAAACTAACCATTTTAAGAAATCTTATTGAACAGGACATTACAGATAAAACATTAATCAAAGAAAGTATGAAAAAATGTGTTCCGACTTACAGAGAATCTTCTGATGTTAACGGAGAGTAA
- a CDS encoding DegT/DnrJ/EryC1/StrS aminotransferase family protein → MNIPFSPPDITEKEIEEVISSLKSGWITTGPKTKEFEKRITDYCHSDKTVCLGSATASLEMTLRMLGVGEGDEVIVPAYTYTATCSVVCHVGATPVIIDSQEDREEMDYEKVRNAITDKTKVIIPVDIAGILCDYDKLFEIIEDKKELFHADNDIQEAFGRIIVLSDCAHGFGAVQNNKVAGSLADFSCFSFHAVKNLTTAEGGAVTWKHNTKIDSEKLYKQLQILSLHGQTKDALEKTQKGSWEYDILIPAYKCNMTDVQAGIGLGQLERYDSMLKRRLEIIEKYDEGFKNSKVICPKHLSENSKSSGHLYLARIKDITPEQRNEIIIEMEERGISTNVHYKPLPMLTAYKNMGFDIRDYPNAYNLFKNEISLPIYSTLSNEEVDYIIENLLNILEKY, encoded by the coding sequence ATGAATATTCCATTTTCACCACCTGACATAACCGAAAAAGAAATAGAAGAAGTGATATCCTCATTAAAATCCGGCTGGATTACAACCGGGCCGAAAACAAAGGAATTTGAAAAAAGAATTACTGATTATTGCCACAGCGATAAAACTGTTTGTTTAGGTTCTGCAACTGCATCTTTAGAGATGACTTTAAGGATGTTAGGCGTTGGAGAAGGGGATGAAGTAATCGTGCCTGCATATACATATACTGCTACATGCAGCGTTGTTTGCCATGTAGGTGCAACACCAGTGATTATTGACAGTCAAGAAGACAGAGAAGAGATGGATTATGAAAAAGTAAGAAATGCCATTACTGATAAAACAAAAGTCATCATCCCGGTTGATATTGCAGGTATTTTATGCGATTATGACAAACTGTTTGAGATAATCGAAGATAAGAAAGAATTATTCCATGCGGATAATGACATACAGGAAGCTTTTGGCAGAATCATTGTATTGTCCGATTGTGCTCATGGTTTTGGAGCTGTTCAAAATAATAAAGTAGCAGGAAGTCTTGCGGACTTTTCCTGTTTTTCATTCCATGCAGTTAAAAATTTAACAACAGCGGAAGGAGGAGCTGTAACCTGGAAGCACAACACAAAAATTGACAGCGAAAAATTATATAAACAATTGCAAATCCTTTCACTTCACGGCCAAACCAAGGACGCCCTGGAAAAAACACAGAAAGGGTCATGGGAATATGACATTCTTATTCCGGCATACAAATGCAATATGACTGATGTTCAGGCAGGAATCGGTCTTGGACAGCTTGAAAGATATGATTCAATGCTTAAGAGAAGATTAGAAATTATTGAAAAATATGATGAAGGATTCAAGAACAGCAAAGTCATATGTCCAAAACATTTAAGCGAAAATTCAAAATCTTCCGGCCATTTATATCTGGCAAGGATTAAAGACATTACCCCAGAGCAGAGAAACGAAATCATAATTGAAATGGAAGAGAGAGGAATAAGTACAAACGTACATTATAAGCCGCTTCCAATGCTTACAGCATATAAAAATATGGGTTTTGACATCAGAGATTATCCGAATGCATACAATTTATTTAAAAATGAGATAAGTTTGCCTATATACTCCACCTTAAGCAATGAGGAAGTAGACTACATTATTGAAAATTTATTGAATATCTTAGAAAAATATTAG
- the tfe gene encoding transcription factor E, giving the protein MQYIANDIHNTVENTIIPIIKALIDGVETDEEIANSTEIKLNIVRRILYKLYDLKIANYKRSKDPDTQWFTYSWKFEEDELIEKVNEESEKVLAQLKDSLLKEEHNIYFACPHGHVRYNFDEASDDEFFCVCGEELMFQDNEEVIESIKTKIAETESDLKSFNKKMAKD; this is encoded by the coding sequence ATTCAATATATTGCTAATGATATTCACAACACAGTCGAAAATACCATCATACCTATTATTAAAGCTCTGATTGACGGTGTTGAAACTGATGAAGAAATAGCCAATAGTACTGAAATTAAATTAAACATTGTCAGAAGAATATTATACAAACTTTACGATTTGAAAATTGCTAATTATAAAAGAAGTAAAGACCCTGACACCCAATGGTTTACTTATTCTTGGAAATTTGAAGAAGATGAGTTGATTGAAAAAGTTAATGAAGAATCTGAAAAGGTTTTGGCTCAGCTTAAAGACAGCTTACTTAAAGAAGAGCACAACATCTATTTCGCCTGCCCTCATGGCCATGTAAGATATAATTTTGACGAAGCTTCTGACGATGAATTTTTCTGCGTATGCGGTGAAGAATTAATGTTTCAGGACAATGAGGAAGTAATTGAATCCATAAAAACAAAAATCGCAGAAACTGAAAGTGATTTGAAATCCTTTAATAAAAAAATGGCTAAAGATTAA
- a CDS encoding TIGR00295 family protein, giving the protein MEIELLKKENTPQNVINHCRAVYKKAMEIANNFDNVDTDLIRQGALLHDIGRSKTHGICHAIEGVKIAKKYGYPKEVLNIIERHIGAGITEDEAVELGLPEKSYLPETLEEKIVAHADNLMSGSMEVDLDYVINKWKIQIPDSEDNIERLIKLDNELIKAFEE; this is encoded by the coding sequence ATGGAAATTGAATTGCTTAAAAAAGAGAATACTCCTCAAAATGTTATAAATCACTGCAGGGCAGTTTATAAAAAAGCTATGGAAATAGCCAATAATTTTGATAATGTAGACACAGACCTCATCAGACAGGGGGCTCTTTTGCATGATATTGGAAGGTCCAAAACACATGGAATCTGCCATGCCATAGAAGGAGTTAAAATAGCTAAAAAATACGGTTATCCCAAAGAAGTTTTAAATATTATTGAAAGACATATTGGTGCCGGAATAACAGAAGATGAGGCTGTGGAACTTGGGCTTCCAGAAAAATCTTATCTGCCAGAAACACTTGAAGAAAAGATTGTTGCACATGCAGATAACCTAATGAGCGGCAGCATGGAAGTGGATTTGGATTATGTTATAAACAAATGGAAAATTCAAATTCCAGACAGTGAAGATAATATTGAAAGACTAATTAAATTAGATAATGAATTGATTAAAGCTTTTGAGGAATAA
- a CDS encoding DUF5591 domain-containing protein, with protein sequence MKVICSSEESLYRPEAVRWRQRMEMMEPLGSTVVLLPCSMKKPYSNSKSHQKFRKLTRSYQELIVTSPFGICPRELENTFPIQSYDVSTTGSWSQDEIKETGRLIAHYCKGKKVVANLAGGYLESCEAYVDDFINVCEDGRPTSPDSLYNLRMELKNHEKVNRREKTLHELKSIAKFQFGEDGDKFIPDNVKTKGMYHKRILSNGKQLALLNKDNGLYRLNLPGGEILKNLNIHVVEIDFDLSTNTVFAPGIVKADPKIVPNDEVVVVRDNSVAGVGKAVMTGHEMVECGNGIGVKIKHRVK encoded by the coding sequence ATGAAAGTAATATGTTCAAGTGAAGAGTCTCTATATCGTCCGGAAGCAGTTAGATGGAGACAAAGAATGGAAATGATGGAACCTCTCGGTTCCACTGTTGTTTTACTGCCGTGCAGTATGAAAAAACCTTATTCTAATTCAAAATCACATCAAAAATTTAGAAAACTTACCCGTTCATATCAGGAACTTATTGTAACTTCCCCTTTTGGAATCTGTCCAAGGGAACTTGAAAATACATTCCCTATCCAGTCTTACGATGTAAGTACAACAGGTTCATGGTCACAGGATGAAATAAAAGAAACCGGCAGGCTGATTGCCCATTATTGTAAAGGCAAGAAAGTTGTTGCAAACCTTGCCGGAGGATATCTGGAATCCTGTGAGGCCTATGTTGATGACTTTATAAACGTTTGCGAAGATGGAAGGCCCACTTCACCGGATTCACTTTATAATTTGAGAATGGAACTTAAAAACCATGAAAAAGTCAACAGAAGAGAAAAAACCTTGCATGAATTAAAATCAATTGCGAAATTCCAATTTGGTGAAGATGGAGATAAATTTATTCCAGATAATGTCAAAACCAAAGGAATGTATCATAAAAGAATCCTGTCTAATGGAAAACAACTGGCATTATTGAATAAAGATAACGGATTGTACAGATTAAATTTGCCCGGCGGAGAAATTTTAAAAAATCTGAACATACATGTTGTGGAAATTGATTTTGATTTATCGACAAATACTGTTTTTGCACCGGGAATTGTTAAAGCAGACCCTAAAATTGTACCTAACGACGAAGTGGTTGTTGTTCGGGACAACAGTGTTGCAGGTGTTGGAAAAGCTGTGATGACAGGACATGAAATGGTAGAGTGCGGCAATGGCATTGGCGTTAAAATAAAACATAGAGTCAAATAG
- a CDS encoding metal-sulfur cluster assembly factor yields MSEELVNNIKDAIYVINDPHMGISIVDMGIVQNIAVDGDQAEITLKPTNPGCMSITRIAADAKIRAENVEGIENAKIIVEGHAMADSINEMINR; encoded by the coding sequence ATGTCTGAAGAACTTGTAAATAATATTAAAGATGCTATTTATGTAATTAATGACCCTCATATGGGAATTAGTATTGTAGATATGGGCATTGTACAAAATATCGCTGTTGACGGTGATCAAGCTGAAATTACTCTCAAGCCAACAAATCCTGGATGTATGAGTATTACACGCATTGCTGCTGATGCTAAAATCAGAGCTGAAAATGTTGAAGGAATCGAAAATGCAAAAATTATTGTCGAAGGACATGCCATGGCAGATTCCATTAATGAAATGATTAATAGATAA
- a CDS encoding amino acid-binding protein, protein MLIKMWEKINEKFKKYPARLRVAEKMIELGLSVSDDCKIYCGNLKISDKSLATAADVDRRAIKSTIKLIREDEELYNLFSSIVPAGTLLKNIAKNLKLGVIEIEVGSESEGILANTTSLITKKGISIRQAYAEDTELQENPLLTIITEEAVSGDLINEFLKIKGVKRVSIY, encoded by the coding sequence GTGTTGATTAAAATGTGGGAAAAAATTAATGAAAAATTTAAAAAATACCCTGCAAGATTAAGAGTTGCAGAAAAAATGATTGAACTTGGACTGTCCGTAAGCGATGATTGTAAAATTTACTGCGGAAATCTTAAAATAAGCGACAAATCACTGGCAACAGCAGCGGATGTAGATAGAAGAGCTATAAAATCAACAATTAAATTAATAAGAGAAGACGAGGAATTGTATAATCTCTTCAGCAGCATTGTGCCTGCAGGAACACTTCTAAAAAACATTGCCAAAAACTTAAAGCTGGGAGTGATTGAAATAGAAGTGGGGTCTGAAAGCGAAGGAATACTTGCAAACACTACAAGTTTAATTACAAAAAAAGGCATTAGCATAAGGCAGGCTTACGCTGAAGATACAGAACTTCAAGAAAATCCGCTGTTGACCATAATAACCGAAGAAGCTGTCAGCGGCGATTTGATAAATGAATTTTTAAAAATAAAAGGAGTAAAAAGAGTTTCAATTTACTGA
- a CDS encoding HypC/HybG/HupF family hydrogenase formation chaperone: MCIAAPAHVVEINREENWLYADFGGARQQAKLDLLPDVEIGDYVLIHAGYAIEKLTEEAAKESLEAWEELLEILEEEDKELENQMTD; this comes from the coding sequence ATGTGTATTGCAGCACCTGCTCATGTAGTGGAAATTAATAGAGAAGAAAACTGGCTGTATGCTGACTTTGGCGGAGCAAGACAACAAGCAAAATTGGATCTTTTACCTGATGTTGAAATTGGTGATTATGTTCTTATTCACGCCGGTTATGCAATAGAAAAATTAACAGAAGAAGCTGCTAAGGAATCTTTAGAAGCTTGGGAAGAACTTTTGGAAATTCTTGAAGAAGAAGACAAAGAATTGGAGAATCAAATGACTGATTAA
- a CDS encoding NAD(P)/FAD-dependent oxidoreductase produces the protein MENIVIGSGPSGRLASLELGKLGKEVTLIEKSHIAGTCLNEGCMVICALTDITKFIESNRRFTEHGFLKSQIEISYEKIVEKIVETQKMLRHINQLENESVGNNIVYGKAVIEDDAVCVNNESFEYGNLLVATGARPFIPEIKGREFGLTNRDILKIDDVPEELNIIGGGIIAAEIANIYSTLGSEVNILARSTFLKEISAETKEYVLKKIIPDVEIYENTSVAEAFKDKVLLENDAELKGIPFFATGRTPNSEIVEGIVELNPDRTVKVDEMMKTSVGNIYAAGDVTGGYMLTPVARKEGITAARNMAGHANKISYECIPQNISLNMEVSFVKNEKSLCSDEDKAKIAIPGIAGPSSFWNILAGETGYTEIEFDKKNNRINEINAISPSSVSDLAYLSYLMRMDYDLDDYDEFLEIHPSTDSNYKIIKNMWL, from the coding sequence ATGGAAAATATTGTTATTGGTTCAGGGCCCTCCGGAAGATTGGCCTCTTTAGAACTTGGAAAATTAGGAAAAGAGGTTACTTTAATTGAAAAAAGCCATATTGCAGGTACCTGTTTAAACGAAGGATGTATGGTGATTTGCGCATTAACAGACATTACCAAATTTATAGAGTCAAACAGAAGATTTACAGAACATGGATTTCTCAAAAGCCAAATTGAGATATCCTATGAGAAAATTGTTGAGAAAATTGTTGAAACTCAAAAGATGCTGAGGCACATAAACCAATTAGAAAATGAAAGCGTCGGAAACAATATTGTCTATGGGAAAGCCGTCATTGAAGATGATGCCGTTTGTGTAAATAATGAAAGTTTTGAATACGGCAATTTATTAGTTGCAACCGGAGCCCGTCCGTTTATTCCAGAGATTAAAGGCAGAGAATTTGGATTGACAAACCGAGATATTTTAAAAATCGATGATGTTCCTGAAGAATTGAATATTATCGGAGGAGGCATTATAGCTGCCGAAATAGCTAATATTTACTCAACATTAGGTAGTGAAGTGAATATTCTTGCAAGAAGTACATTTTTAAAAGAAATCAGTGCCGAAACAAAGGAGTATGTGTTGAAAAAAATCATTCCTGATGTTGAAATTTATGAAAACACAAGCGTTGCAGAAGCATTTAAAGATAAGGTTTTGCTTGAAAATGATGCTGAATTAAAAGGAATTCCATTTTTTGCAACCGGCAGAACACCCAACAGTGAAATTGTTGAAGGGATTGTTGAGTTGAACCCTGACCGGACAGTTAAAGTTGATGAAATGATGAAAACTTCTGTTGGGAATATATATGCTGCAGGAGATGTTACCGGAGGATACATGTTAACTCCAGTAGCAAGAAAGGAGGGCATCACAGCTGCAAGAAATATGGCTGGGCATGCAAATAAAATAAGCTATGAGTGCATTCCTCAAAACATAAGTTTGAACATGGAAGTGAGTTTTGTTAAAAATGAAAAATCATTATGCAGTGATGAAGACAAAGCAAAAATTGCAATTCCAGGAATTGCAGGGCCATCCTCGTTTTGGAACATCCTAGCCGGAGAAACAGGATATACTGAAATTGAATTTGATAAGAAAAATAACAGAATAAACGAAATTAATGCAATATCACCTTCATCCGTAAGTGATTTGGCATACTTATCATACCTAATGAGAATGGATTATGACCTGGATGATTATGATGAATTTTTAGAAATCCATCCGTCAACCGATTCCAATTATAAAATTATAAAAAACATGTGGCTATAA
- a CDS encoding glycosyltransferase family 1 protein, with amino-acid sequence MKVLFMVTGRGLGGDAAIALNTMKALEKRGVECEVGLDSSASGDLFEKNGYFVHKVSIPQAGGHSATKLSALKGGLKLITATFKAMSAIKKSGADFVVGVLGGGAIVGSLGAKFTGKPAFSLISTPLDSKVCPKFNQCFVFPELDKFRWEKLPKNMTRSFYPLAENTEKGNEKVALQKLKEFPNFDENKKTIVFSSGSSIFKGTVDAINLVAGDTDEYNLVLVGLPLHEEYLDELDDDKIIYAGFIDWINHLFKFADLTVLTDDGVSLEESLLCEKPIIALTKVKWGRYQNMAGVFKGAIIESEVSDVCKSINEAFENYDSLKQRAIFYGKQCNEAADVLVDKMLKELE; translated from the coding sequence ATGAAAGTATTGTTTATGGTTACCGGTAGAGGATTAGGTGGGGATGCAGCTATTGCTCTTAATACTATGAAAGCGCTGGAAAAAAGAGGTGTCGAATGTGAAGTGGGTTTGGATTCTTCTGCCTCCGGAGACTTATTTGAAAAAAATGGTTACTTTGTACATAAAGTCTCAATTCCTCAAGCGGGAGGCCATTCTGCAACTAAATTATCTGCATTGAAAGGCGGTTTAAAATTAATTACGGCTACTTTCAAAGCAATGTCTGCTATTAAAAAATCAGGAGCCGATTTTGTTGTTGGTGTTTTGGGAGGGGGTGCGATTGTCGGATCTTTAGGCGCTAAATTCACGGGGAAACCTGCTTTTTCTTTAATTTCGACACCACTGGATTCAAAAGTATGTCCTAAATTTAACCAATGTTTCGTATTTCCGGAACTGGATAAGTTCAGATGGGAAAAACTCCCTAAAAACATGACAAGGTCATTTTATCCATTGGCTGAAAACACAGAAAAGGGAAACGAGAAAGTGGCTCTTCAGAAACTAAAGGAATTTCCTAATTTTGATGAAAACAAAAAAACAATTGTATTTTCCTCAGGTTCATCCATATTCAAAGGCACAGTCGACGCTATTAACTTAGTTGCCGGTGATACTGATGAATATAACCTGGTTTTGGTGGGATTGCCTCTCCATGAGGAATATCTTGATGAACTTGACGATGATAAAATAATCTATGCAGGTTTTATTGACTGGATTAATCATTTATTTAAATTTGCCGACTTGACTGTCTTAACTGATGATGGTGTTTCCCTTGAAGAGTCGCTGCTTTGTGAAAAGCCCATCATTGCCCTTACAAAAGTCAAATGGGGAAGATATCAAAATATGGCCGGTGTATTTAAAGGGGCCATTATCGAATCTGAAGTCAGTGATGTTTGCAAAAGCATCAATGAGGCATTTGAAAATTATGACTCCTTAAAACAAAGGGCTATTTTCTATGGGAAGCAGTGCAATGAGGCCGCTGATGTTTTAGTGGATAAAATGTTAAAAGAATTAGAATAG
- a CDS encoding cell wall biosynthesis protein produces the protein MYYSSIIIAFIFVFIVTAVSTLGLTIVFRFFGNRGYLGNLYPNVRGGIPRAIGVIPFIVLAFFMIPGCNSIILIIGIFALIDDILGRRKCVPLGIEWGQLSRGIGIVLVMIACILKGYWISSIFIALMVQPLNISDMQPGSTCIVTMIMAVLTIILMLIVGSPTVNELPAVYTPLLIFIVCLAYCPLDFSGKIMLGEVGNHTFGVALGLAYYLVGGLWSVILLGFITVALIAFVRRNNLRVFFRQNLRILDPTFGDYFMDVLTGGGLGDLFRRLILKDKQYEVRHPLLISLGFRRLLFNPFASHPKKYTPKKIPNLKSGV, from the coding sequence ATGTATTATTCGTCAATTATTATTGCATTTATCTTTGTTTTTATTGTAACTGCAGTATCTACATTAGGTTTAACTATTGTTTTTAGATTTTTTGGAAATCGAGGATACCTTGGTAATTTATATCCCAATGTAAGGGGTGGAATTCCACGTGCCATTGGAGTAATACCATTTATTGTACTGGCATTTTTCATGATACCTGGTTGCAATTCAATTATTTTAATAATCGGTATATTTGCATTGATTGACGATATTTTAGGAAGAAGAAAATGTGTTCCGTTAGGTATTGAGTGGGGTCAACTTTCAAGGGGAATTGGAATTGTTTTAGTTATGATTGCATGTATTCTTAAAGGATATTGGATTTCTTCAATATTTATAGCGCTTATGGTTCAGCCGCTTAATATTTCAGATATGCAACCCGGTTCTACATGTATCGTAACCATGATTATGGCTGTTTTAACAATTATTCTCATGTTAATTGTAGGTTCACCGACTGTAAATGAATTGCCTGCCGTTTATACTCCATTATTGATATTTATAGTATGTCTGGCTTACTGTCCGCTTGACTTTTCAGGAAAAATCATGTTGGGCGAAGTTGGAAATCACACATTTGGTGTAGCCCTTGGATTAGCTTATTATTTAGTTGGAGGATTATGGTCAGTTATTTTACTCGGATTTATAACTGTTGCATTAATCGCATTTGTTAGAAGAAATAATTTAAGAGTGTTCTTCAGACAAAATTTAAGAATCCTTGATCCGACATTTGGAGATTATTTCATGGACGTCTTAACTGGCGGAGGATTGGGAGACTTATTTAGAAGACTGATTCTTAAAGACAAACAATATGAGGTTAGACATCCTTTATTGATTTCATTAGGGTTTAGAAGATTATTGTTCAATCCCTTTGCATCACATCCAAAAAAATACACTCCTAAGAAAATACCAAACTTGAAAAGTGGGGTTTAA
- a CDS encoding mRNA surveillance protein pelota: MKIIKQDTKEGIIELVPETLDDLWHLSHIIETGDNASSKTTRRIQDNTGDKLRSDRGVKKTFYLGLDIENITFHLFTGKLRLTGVITRGPEDLIPLGSHHTLEVKLNTPLTIKKQRWQNWAIKRLNQAIDASKKLSAMIIVLEDDTATIGLMRQFGIEYYGPVKGHVSGKRIIDKNRQKNIVQFYEKVIESIEKFDSIQNIVIAGPGFVKNDFHDYLKEKHKSLAKMSVIEATGSGGRNGISEVLKKGTVEKLTSENRVAVEMGAIDKLLAQIGKNSSKIAYGIKQTKEAINLGAVSQLLILDTKVASENMGELMDMVENMKGEVMVISSEHEGGKQLESLGGMAAILRYEIA; the protein is encoded by the coding sequence ATGAAAATTATAAAACAAGATACAAAAGAGGGAATTATTGAATTGGTTCCCGAAACATTGGATGATTTATGGCATTTGTCCCATATAATCGAAACCGGGGACAATGCATCCTCTAAGACTACCCGGCGTATACAGGATAACACCGGAGATAAACTAAGAAGCGACAGGGGAGTTAAAAAAACATTTTATTTAGGTTTGGATATTGAAAACATTACCTTTCATTTATTCACCGGAAAATTAAGATTAACAGGAGTCATTACAAGAGGTCCTGAAGATTTGATTCCTCTCGGATCACACCATACATTGGAAGTTAAACTCAACACTCCGTTAACCATCAAAAAACAGAGATGGCAAAATTGGGCAATAAAAAGACTCAATCAGGCTATTGACGCTTCCAAAAAATTGTCTGCAATGATTATTGTTTTGGAAGACGACACCGCAACTATCGGTCTGATGAGGCAATTCGGAATTGAATATTACGGTCCGGTTAAAGGCCATGTTTCCGGCAAAAGGATAATTGATAAGAACAGACAGAAGAATATTGTTCAGTTTTATGAAAAAGTCATCGAATCAATCGAAAAGTTCGACTCAATTCAGAATATTGTCATTGCAGGACCTGGATTTGTAAAAAATGATTTTCATGATTATCTCAAGGAAAAACATAAAAGTCTGGCTAAAATGTCTGTTATAGAAGCTACCGGATCAGGCGGACGCAACGGAATTAGTGAAGTTCTAAAAAAGGGAACTGTTGAAAAGCTAACTTCCGAAAACAGGGTTGCTGTTGAAATGGGAGCTATTGACAAATTACTTGCACAAATCGGTAAAAACTCATCCAAAATTGCCTATGGGATTAAACAGACAAAAGAGGCAATTAATTTAGGCGCTGTCAGCCAACTTTTAATTTTAGATACTAAAGTAGCAAGTGAAAACATGGGTGAGCTGATGGACATGGTGGAAAATATGAAAGGGGAAGTAATGGTCATTAGCAGTGAACATGAAGGCGGAAAGCAACTGGAAAGTCTTGGTGGTATGGCGGCTATTTTAAGATATGAAATTGCCTGA